Proteins co-encoded in one Gossypium arboreum isolate Shixiya-1 chromosome 11, ASM2569848v2, whole genome shotgun sequence genomic window:
- the LOC108470656 gene encoding zinc finger CCCH domain-containing protein 18 isoform X1, translating to MDFTESTKIVYNRIQKLEPENVSKIIGYLLLQDNGDLDMIRLAFSPDALLHSLIHKAKSQLSLNKPPVSQVSPTPVVDFPMQLTPFSRAVSTQRAAATPFWDPPVTAAEQHVNSLEFAPPGYSDAVAEDYSLQSQMHFLNIEDQLELPNSVGSEFSSSYYYSEPALGARTSRKSPSLPEFPVKICHYFNKGFCKHGNNCRYFHGQPMPESFSQLFSLSSNEAGNEDNVVSPGTLEKLELELTELLKARRGLPVSIASLPTLYYEKYGRTLQAEGYLTESQRHGKAGYSLTKLLARLKSSIRLIDRPHGQHAVILAEDAPKYLEYASERNDPGAIVAGSRQIYLTFPAESTFTEQDVSHYFNKFGPVQDVRIPCQQKRMFGFVTFVYAETVKQILAKGNPHFVCGARVLVKPYREKSRLVDRKYPEKLQHPPMYYGPHFIDGDSELQSMPRVCDNSRPFRKQLINDREQTLEFERRRFSELQLAPKQSMTNHFYFGYSMDELKHTDVVACADQAVDFPTAERFNYLLDVLNTGSTSEDKVKHISTNYNDQDSSQGLNLPESPFASPIGSGISTVI from the exons ATGGATTTTACTGAATCCACCAAAATTGTGTACAATAGGATCCAAAAATTGGAGCCTGAGAATGTTTCTAAAATTATCGGTTATCTTCTTTTGCAAGACAATGGGGACCTGGACATGATCCGTTTGGCCTTTAGCCCTGACGCTTTGCTCCACTCTTTGATCCACAAGGCTAAATCGCAACTCAGCTTAAACAAACCACCTGTTTCTCAGGTGAGTCCAACCCCTGTGGTCGACTTCCCCATGCAGTTAACTCCATTTTCCCGTGCAGTTTCAACCCAAAGAGCTGCCGCTACTCCTTTCTGGGATCCCCCAGTGACTGCTGCTGAGCAACATGTGAATAGTTTGGAATTCGCCCCACCAGGGTATTCGGATGCTGTTGCCGAAGATTATAGCCTCCAAAGCCAAATGCATTTCTTGAACATTGAAGACCAGTTAGAACTTCCCAATTCTGTTGGTTCTGAATTTTCGAGCAGTTACTATTATTCTGAACCTGCATTGGGTGCAAGAACCAGCCGAAAGTCCCCTAGCTTGCCTGAGTTCCCTGTTAAGATTTGCCATTACTTCAACAAGGGGTTTTGCAAGCATGGAAACAATTGTAGGTACTTCCATGGCCAGCCTATGCCGGAGAGCTTTTCACAGCTTTTCAGCTTAAGTTCGAACGAGGCCGGTAATGAAGATAATGTTGTCTCTCCTGGGACTCTTGAAAAGCTAGAGTTGGAGCTCACCGAGCTTCTAAAAGCAAGGAGAGGGTTGCCTGTTTCTATTGCCTCTTTGCCTACATTATATTATGAGAAGTATGGGAGGACACTTCAAGCTGAGGGGTATCTTACTGAGAGCCAACGACATGGTAAGGCTGGTTATAGTCTGACTAAGCTTCTTGCTCGATTGAAGAGCAGCATTCGTCTCATTGACAG GCCCCATGGGCAGCACGCGGTGATATTGGCAGAAGATGCTCCCAAGTACCTTGAGTATGCCAGCGAGAGGAATGATCCCGGTGCAATAGTTGCTGGTTCTAGGCAGATATACCTTACCTTTCCAGCTGAGAGTACCTTCACCGAACAAGACGTTTCACACTACTTCAA CAAATTCGGACCGGTGCAAGATGTTAGGATTCCATGCCAACAGAAGAGGATGTTTGGATTTGTCACTTTTGTTTATGCTGAGACAGTGAAGCAAATTCTGGCTAAAGGAAATCCTCATTTCGTATGTGGGGCTCGTGTTCTGGTGAAACCATATAGGGAAAAATCAAGGCTTGTTGATAG GAAGTATCCCGAGAAATTACAGCATCCTCCTATGTATTACGGTCCACACTTCATAGACGGGGATTCTGAACTTCAATCAA TGCCAAGAGTTTGTGATAACTCGAGACCATTTCGGAAACAGCTAATCAACGATCGCGAGCAAACACTGGAGTTCGAGAGAAGGCGTTTCTCGGAGTTGCAATTAGCACCAAAGCAGTCTATGACCAATCACTTCTATTTTGGCTACTCAATGGATGAGCTGAAGCACACTGATG TTGTAGCCTGTGCAGACCAAGCGGTGGATTTCCCGACCGCGGAGCGTTTCAACTATCTTTTGGATGTTCTGAATACTGGTTCAACCAGTGAGGACAAAGTGAAGCATATTAGTACCAATTATAATGACCAGGATAG CAGCCAGGGACTCAATCTTCCGGAGAGTCCATTTGCATCTCCAATAGGGAGCGGCATTTCAACAGTTATATAG
- the LOC108470656 gene encoding zinc finger CCCH domain-containing protein 18 isoform X2, whose amino-acid sequence MDFTESTKIVYNRIQKLEPENVSKIIGYLLLQDNGDLDMIRLAFSPDALLHSLIHKAKSQLSLNKPPVSQVSPTPVVDFPMQLTPFSRAVSTQRAAATPFWDPPVTAAEQHVNSLEFAPPGYSDAVAEDYSLQSQMHFLNIEDQLELPNSVGSEFSSSYYYSEPALGARTSRKSPSLPEFPVKICHYFNKGFCKHGNNCRYFHGQPMPESFSQLFSLSSNEAGNEDNVVSPGTLEKLELELTELLKARRGLPVSIASLPTLYYEKYGRTLQAEGYLTESQRHGKAGYSLTKLLARLKSSIRLIDRPHGQHAVILAEDAPKYLEYASERNDPGAIVAGSRQIYLTFPAESTFTEQDVSHYFNKFGPVQDVRIPCQQKRMFGFVTFVYAETVKQILAKGNPHFVCGARVLVKPYREKSRLVDRKYPEKLQHPPMYYGPHFIDGDSELQSMPRVCDNSRPFRKQLINDREQTLEFERRRFSELQLAPKQSMTNHFYFGYSMDELKHTDVVACADQAVDFPTAERFNYLLDVLNTGSTSEDKVKHISTNYNDQDSQGLNLPESPFASPIGSGISTVI is encoded by the exons ATGGATTTTACTGAATCCACCAAAATTGTGTACAATAGGATCCAAAAATTGGAGCCTGAGAATGTTTCTAAAATTATCGGTTATCTTCTTTTGCAAGACAATGGGGACCTGGACATGATCCGTTTGGCCTTTAGCCCTGACGCTTTGCTCCACTCTTTGATCCACAAGGCTAAATCGCAACTCAGCTTAAACAAACCACCTGTTTCTCAGGTGAGTCCAACCCCTGTGGTCGACTTCCCCATGCAGTTAACTCCATTTTCCCGTGCAGTTTCAACCCAAAGAGCTGCCGCTACTCCTTTCTGGGATCCCCCAGTGACTGCTGCTGAGCAACATGTGAATAGTTTGGAATTCGCCCCACCAGGGTATTCGGATGCTGTTGCCGAAGATTATAGCCTCCAAAGCCAAATGCATTTCTTGAACATTGAAGACCAGTTAGAACTTCCCAATTCTGTTGGTTCTGAATTTTCGAGCAGTTACTATTATTCTGAACCTGCATTGGGTGCAAGAACCAGCCGAAAGTCCCCTAGCTTGCCTGAGTTCCCTGTTAAGATTTGCCATTACTTCAACAAGGGGTTTTGCAAGCATGGAAACAATTGTAGGTACTTCCATGGCCAGCCTATGCCGGAGAGCTTTTCACAGCTTTTCAGCTTAAGTTCGAACGAGGCCGGTAATGAAGATAATGTTGTCTCTCCTGGGACTCTTGAAAAGCTAGAGTTGGAGCTCACCGAGCTTCTAAAAGCAAGGAGAGGGTTGCCTGTTTCTATTGCCTCTTTGCCTACATTATATTATGAGAAGTATGGGAGGACACTTCAAGCTGAGGGGTATCTTACTGAGAGCCAACGACATGGTAAGGCTGGTTATAGTCTGACTAAGCTTCTTGCTCGATTGAAGAGCAGCATTCGTCTCATTGACAG GCCCCATGGGCAGCACGCGGTGATATTGGCAGAAGATGCTCCCAAGTACCTTGAGTATGCCAGCGAGAGGAATGATCCCGGTGCAATAGTTGCTGGTTCTAGGCAGATATACCTTACCTTTCCAGCTGAGAGTACCTTCACCGAACAAGACGTTTCACACTACTTCAA CAAATTCGGACCGGTGCAAGATGTTAGGATTCCATGCCAACAGAAGAGGATGTTTGGATTTGTCACTTTTGTTTATGCTGAGACAGTGAAGCAAATTCTGGCTAAAGGAAATCCTCATTTCGTATGTGGGGCTCGTGTTCTGGTGAAACCATATAGGGAAAAATCAAGGCTTGTTGATAG GAAGTATCCCGAGAAATTACAGCATCCTCCTATGTATTACGGTCCACACTTCATAGACGGGGATTCTGAACTTCAATCAA TGCCAAGAGTTTGTGATAACTCGAGACCATTTCGGAAACAGCTAATCAACGATCGCGAGCAAACACTGGAGTTCGAGAGAAGGCGTTTCTCGGAGTTGCAATTAGCACCAAAGCAGTCTATGACCAATCACTTCTATTTTGGCTACTCAATGGATGAGCTGAAGCACACTGATG TTGTAGCCTGTGCAGACCAAGCGGTGGATTTCCCGACCGCGGAGCGTTTCAACTATCTTTTGGATGTTCTGAATACTGGTTCAACCAGTGAGGACAAAGTGAAGCATATTAGTACCAATTATAATGACCAGGATAG CCAGGGACTCAATCTTCCGGAGAGTCCATTTGCATCTCCAATAGGGAGCGGCATTTCAACAGTTATATAG